The following proteins are encoded in a genomic region of Agromyces sp. CF514:
- a CDS encoding trans-aconitate 2-methyltransferase encodes MEHARAFAELDEVVWDPISMATVLRSSPQFGELVLDACCGNGASAVPTAELVGPSGAVDAIDLSESMIELARERAERESAPLPQLRLHAADVLEWEPTGYDLVQCVLGVFFFLDPEAGARRLVERLKPGGRFAVTLWAPSAFEEFTKALCDAVEAEGGEAGSEAVAAYRDRAVPSVPESPGALAQWLGGLGLEQTRGELVPRHVDLDDDLSWRLVMGMSRSRLVADLNDETRERVATRFRELLAERGITRADLSTIIGVGHLPA; translated from the coding sequence GTGGAGCATGCGCGGGCATTCGCCGAGCTCGACGAGGTGGTGTGGGATCCGATCTCGATGGCGACGGTGCTGCGCTCCTCGCCGCAGTTCGGCGAGCTGGTGCTCGACGCGTGCTGCGGGAACGGCGCATCGGCGGTGCCGACGGCCGAGCTCGTGGGTCCGTCGGGGGCGGTCGACGCGATCGACCTGTCGGAGTCGATGATCGAGCTCGCGCGCGAGCGCGCCGAGCGCGAGTCGGCCCCGCTGCCGCAGCTCCGGCTGCACGCCGCCGACGTGCTCGAGTGGGAGCCGACCGGCTACGACCTCGTGCAGTGCGTGCTCGGGGTGTTCTTCTTCCTCGACCCCGAGGCCGGTGCCCGGCGGCTCGTCGAGCGGCTGAAGCCCGGTGGGAGGTTCGCGGTCACCCTCTGGGCTCCGAGCGCGTTCGAGGAGTTCACCAAGGCGTTGTGCGACGCGGTCGAGGCCGAGGGCGGCGAGGCCGGCTCCGAGGCGGTCGCCGCGTACCGCGACCGCGCGGTGCCGTCCGTTCCCGAATCCCCCGGAGCGCTCGCGCAGTGGCTGGGCGGCCTCGGGCTCGAGCAGACGCGCGGCGAACTGGTGCCGCGGCACGTCGACCTCGACGACGACCTGTCGTGGCGACTCGTCATGGGCATGTCGAGGTCGAGGCTCGTCGCCGACCTCAACGACGAGACGCGCGAGCGGGTCGCGACGCGGTTCCGCGAACTCCTGGCCGAGCGCGGCATCACGCGGGCCGACCTCTCGACGATCATCGGCGTCGGGCACCTGCCGGCCTGA
- a CDS encoding ECF transporter S component: MKAPTRLLLTCAAIGAAAGIVLIPAFVLSTTVAPAIPLLYAAFAGIWSIPFVIALALLRQPGVALLTSLIAGLINAVLTPQGPSAILTCLMIGAMVEIPLALGLYRSFRPWIFYVGAAAFALPYALYSMPFLGVDRMPLWAQVAYPTLSVLSNLAGVWLGLLIARRLERTGVARGLQRPVRRIRATDAAAQAQPASQA; encoded by the coding sequence ATGAAGGCCCCCACCCGCCTGCTGCTCACGTGCGCCGCGATCGGCGCCGCCGCGGGCATCGTGCTCATCCCGGCGTTCGTGCTCTCGACGACGGTCGCCCCGGCGATCCCGCTGCTCTACGCCGCGTTCGCCGGCATCTGGAGCATCCCGTTCGTCATCGCGCTCGCACTGCTGCGCCAGCCGGGCGTCGCGCTGCTGACCTCGCTCATCGCGGGCCTCATCAACGCGGTGCTGACCCCGCAGGGCCCCTCGGCGATCCTCACGTGCCTCATGATCGGCGCGATGGTCGAGATCCCGCTCGCGCTCGGACTGTACCGCTCGTTCCGCCCGTGGATCTTCTACGTCGGCGCCGCCGCGTTCGCGCTGCCCTACGCGCTCTACTCGATGCCGTTCCTCGGCGTCGACCGCATGCCGTTGTGGGCGCAGGTCGCGTACCCGACGCTCTCGGTGCTCTCGAACCTCGCGGGCGTCTGGCTCGGACTGCTCATCGCGCGTCGCCTCGAGCGCACGGGCGTCGCTCGCGGCCTGCAGCGTCCCGTGCGGCGCATCAGGGCGACGGATGCCGCGGCGCAGGCGCAGCCCGCATCGCAGGCCTGA
- a CDS encoding FKBP-type peptidyl-prolyl cis-trans isomerase has translation MNRALRRVAPVALATAAAALLLAGCAGGGDPEASDTPAAADCMDLPSGELSDGVKVEGDFGSVPTVTFDTPLEADELQRTIVIEGDGETTAAGDSVNAVVSAYAGSSGTQLFSQPATIEAGGEGVYEAFLAGIDCVPTGTRTVTVAPASALYDGAGNENVGLAAGESVVIVVDVKEPLTAKEWTEDVPEVKFGAEGEAPTVTLPDTEPPADFQIKVLEEGDGDVVATGDTVTLNYQGTSWDTGEVFDQSYGGDPAQFSTDQVIQGFGAALVGQKVGTKLIVSIPPEYAYGTDADAAELGGQTLVFLVEILDTAPAA, from the coding sequence ATGAATCGTGCCCTGCGCCGCGTCGCGCCCGTCGCGCTCGCCACCGCGGCCGCCGCCCTGCTCCTCGCCGGATGCGCCGGCGGCGGAGACCCCGAAGCCTCGGACACCCCTGCCGCCGCCGATTGCATGGACCTCCCGTCGGGCGAGCTCAGCGACGGCGTGAAGGTCGAGGGCGACTTCGGGTCGGTGCCCACGGTGACCTTCGACACCCCGCTCGAGGCCGATGAGCTGCAGCGCACCATCGTCATCGAGGGCGACGGCGAGACGACGGCCGCCGGCGACAGCGTCAACGCCGTGGTCAGCGCCTACGCCGGATCCAGCGGCACCCAGCTGTTCTCGCAGCCCGCCACCATCGAGGCCGGCGGCGAGGGCGTCTACGAGGCGTTCCTCGCGGGCATCGACTGCGTGCCCACCGGCACCCGCACCGTCACCGTCGCCCCGGCATCGGCACTCTACGACGGCGCCGGCAACGAGAACGTCGGCCTCGCCGCGGGCGAGAGCGTCGTCATCGTCGTCGACGTCAAGGAGCCGCTCACGGCGAAGGAGTGGACCGAAGACGTGCCCGAGGTGAAGTTCGGCGCCGAGGGCGAGGCCCCCACGGTCACCCTGCCCGACACCGAGCCGCCGGCCGACTTCCAGATCAAGGTGCTCGAAGAGGGCGACGGCGACGTCGTCGCGACCGGCGACACCGTGACGCTGAACTACCAGGGCACGAGCTGGGACACCGGCGAGGTCTTCGACCAGAGCTACGGCGGCGACCCCGCGCAGTTCTCGACCGACCAGGTGATCCAGGGCTTCGGCGCAGCGCTCGTCGGCCAGAAGGTCGGCACCAAGCTCATCGTCTCGATCCCGCCGGAGTACGCCTACGGCACCGACGCCGATGCCGCCGAGCTCGGTGGGCAGACCCTGGTGTTCCTCGTCGAGATCCTCGACACGGCACCCGCGGCCTAA
- a CDS encoding Na+/H+ antiporter subunit A yields MITSLAIFAAVSMLTPWLAKRLGRRVFAVIALVPAAVFVVLLTWLPGVLAGTPVVESVSWIPELDIALSFRMDALALILSLVVTGIGALVLLYCTWYFADDEPALGRFAGLLLAFAGVMLGLVTSDDVFVLFTFWEATSVLSYLLIGHYTGRKESRGAALQALTVTTFGGLAMLVGLVLLAVEGGTTSLSELIANPVTGAAAEWGIALVLVGAISKSALVPFHFWLPAAMAAPTPVSAYLHAAAMVKAGVYLVARLAPGYADLSVWHPIVIGLGVLTMLVGGWRALRQYDLKLLLAYGTVSQLGFLVLVTGFGTRDAALAGVALLLAHAMFKAALFLTVGIVDHAAGTRDWRRLSGLGRRMPVVATIAALAAASMAGIPPLLGFVAKEGVFTAFLDATEAGGQVALWAWIALVGAVAGSVLTFAYTARFLWGAFSTKPDVAPTPLHATGAAIAVAPGVLAAASLVAAFAIGFVEPLLTAYADDLPGEHAYHLALWHGLEPALFISLGVFAVGGLMVWARREVARLQAAVVPMVDSSRGYLGIVSAVDRTAAAITTAIQSRGLPGYLTIIVAVFIGGLGTASILNSEWPADIRLWDFSSQPFIAAVMCVAAVAAVLVRQRMTAVLLVSVTGYGLVLLFGMSGAPDLALTQALVETIVLVVFVLVLRRLPKQIAQRNPPVHKVARGVIGAVSGVVMGVIGLVALGARIEPTIAGGLPALSLEAHGKNIVNVMLVDIRAWDTLGEISVLVAVATGVASLIFVSGRTGGAPRLDDGDLGLDRRDRIRPLPEQAASIRAPRTSLANTDGETDAAAEAASTRQTWLLAGRTISPRNRSILIEVLVRLLFHPAIVVSVFLLFVGHNAPGGGFAGGLLAGLALVARYLAGGRYELGEAAPVDAGRLLGTGLLLAAGTATASLFFSGIPLESAWFEAEVPVLGTISIGTSTLFDIGVYLVVVGLVLDILRSLGGEVDRQQEEASEDETPESAPTEGVRA; encoded by the coding sequence ATGATCACCAGCCTCGCGATCTTCGCGGCGGTCTCGATGCTCACCCCGTGGCTCGCGAAGCGTCTGGGCCGTCGGGTCTTCGCGGTCATCGCCCTCGTGCCCGCCGCGGTCTTCGTGGTGCTGCTGACCTGGCTGCCCGGCGTGCTCGCCGGCACGCCCGTCGTCGAATCCGTCTCGTGGATCCCCGAGCTCGACATCGCGCTGAGCTTCCGCATGGACGCCCTCGCACTGATCCTCTCCCTCGTCGTGACGGGCATCGGCGCACTCGTGCTGCTCTACTGCACCTGGTACTTCGCCGACGACGAGCCCGCGCTGGGCCGCTTCGCCGGGCTGCTGCTCGCGTTCGCGGGCGTGATGCTCGGCCTCGTCACCTCCGACGACGTGTTCGTGCTGTTCACGTTCTGGGAGGCCACGAGCGTGCTCTCGTACCTCCTCATCGGCCACTACACCGGCCGTAAAGAGAGTCGCGGTGCGGCGCTGCAGGCGCTCACGGTGACGACGTTCGGCGGACTCGCGATGCTCGTCGGCCTCGTGCTGCTCGCGGTCGAGGGCGGCACGACCTCGCTCTCCGAACTCATCGCGAACCCGGTCACGGGGGCCGCGGCCGAGTGGGGCATCGCGCTCGTGCTCGTCGGCGCCATCTCGAAGAGCGCGCTCGTGCCGTTCCACTTCTGGCTGCCGGCGGCGATGGCGGCTCCCACCCCGGTCTCCGCGTACCTGCACGCGGCGGCGATGGTCAAGGCCGGCGTCTACCTCGTCGCGCGACTCGCCCCCGGCTACGCCGACCTCTCGGTGTGGCATCCGATCGTCATCGGACTCGGCGTGCTCACCATGCTCGTCGGCGGATGGCGCGCGCTGCGCCAGTACGACCTCAAGCTGCTGCTCGCCTACGGCACCGTGAGCCAGCTCGGCTTCCTCGTGCTCGTCACGGGCTTCGGCACACGCGATGCCGCGCTCGCGGGCGTCGCGCTGCTGCTCGCGCACGCCATGTTCAAGGCCGCCCTGTTCCTCACCGTCGGCATCGTCGACCACGCCGCGGGCACGCGCGACTGGCGCAGGCTCTCCGGCCTCGGGCGGCGCATGCCCGTGGTCGCGACGATCGCGGCCCTCGCAGCCGCGTCGATGGCCGGGATCCCTCCCCTGCTCGGCTTCGTGGCGAAGGAGGGCGTGTTCACCGCATTCCTCGACGCGACCGAGGCGGGCGGCCAGGTCGCGCTCTGGGCCTGGATCGCCCTCGTCGGCGCCGTGGCCGGCTCGGTGCTCACGTTCGCGTACACGGCGCGGTTCCTGTGGGGCGCGTTCTCGACGAAGCCCGACGTCGCGCCGACGCCCCTGCACGCGACCGGCGCGGCCATCGCCGTCGCTCCGGGCGTCCTGGCCGCCGCGAGCCTCGTCGCGGCCTTCGCGATCGGGTTCGTCGAGCCGCTGCTCACGGCGTACGCCGACGACCTTCCGGGCGAGCACGCGTACCATCTCGCGCTCTGGCACGGCCTCGAGCCCGCGCTCTTCATCTCGCTCGGCGTCTTCGCGGTCGGCGGTCTCATGGTGTGGGCCAGGCGCGAGGTCGCGCGCCTGCAGGCCGCCGTCGTGCCCATGGTCGACTCGAGTCGCGGGTACCTCGGCATCGTGTCGGCGGTCGACCGCACCGCTGCGGCGATCACGACCGCGATCCAGTCCCGTGGCCTGCCCGGCTACCTCACGATCATCGTCGCGGTGTTCATCGGCGGGCTCGGCACGGCCTCGATCCTGAACTCCGAGTGGCCCGCCGACATCCGGCTCTGGGACTTCAGCTCGCAGCCGTTCATCGCCGCGGTCATGTGCGTCGCCGCCGTCGCGGCCGTGCTCGTGCGGCAGCGCATGACCGCGGTGCTGCTCGTGAGCGTCACGGGCTACGGCCTCGTGCTGCTCTTCGGCATGTCCGGCGCGCCCGACCTCGCCCTCACCCAGGCGCTCGTCGAGACGATCGTGCTCGTCGTGTTCGTGCTCGTGCTGCGCCGGCTCCCGAAGCAGATCGCACAGCGCAACCCCCCGGTGCACAAGGTCGCGCGCGGCGTGATCGGCGCCGTGTCCGGCGTCGTCATGGGCGTGATCGGCCTGGTCGCGCTGGGCGCGCGCATCGAGCCGACGATCGCCGGCGGCCTGCCTGCCCTCTCGCTCGAGGCGCACGGCAAGAACATCGTGAACGTCATGCTCGTCGACATCCGTGCGTGGGACACCCTCGGCGAGATCTCGGTCCTGGTCGCGGTGGCGACGGGTGTCGCGAGCCTGATCTTCGTCTCGGGCCGCACCGGCGGGGCGCCGCGCCTCGACGACGGCGACCTCGGCCTCGACCGGCGCGACCGCATCCGTCCGCTGCCCGAGCAGGCGGCGAGCATCCGCGCCCCGCGCACGAGCCTCGCGAACACCGACGGCGAGACGGATGCCGCGGCCGAGGCGGCGTCGACGAGGCAGACGTGGCTGCTCGCCGGCCGTACGATCTCGCCACGCAACCGATCGATCCTGATCGAGGTGCTCGTGCGCCTGCTCTTCCACCCCGCGATCGTCGTCTCGGTCTTCCTGCTCTTCGTCGGCCACAACGCGCCGGGTGGCGGCTTCGCGGGCGGGTTGCTGGCCGGCCTCGCGCTCGTGGCGCGCTACCTCGCGGGCGGTCGCTACGAGCTCGGCGAGGCCGCCCCGGTCGACGCCGGGCGCCTGCTCGGCACGGGCCTCCTGCTCGCCGCCGGAACCGCGACGGCCTCGCTGTTCTTCAGCGGCATCCCGCTCGAATCGGCCTGGTTCGAGGCCGAGGTGCCGGTGCTCGGCACGATCTCGATCGGCACGTCGACGCTGTTCGACATCGGCGTGTACCTCGTGGTCGTCGGTCTCGTGCTCGACATCCTGCGCTCGCTCGGCGGCGAGGTCGACCGCCAGCAGGAGGAGGCGTCCGAAGACGAGACCCCCGAGTCCGCCCCGACCGAGGGGGTGCGCGCATGA
- a CDS encoding sulfurtransferase has product MPILITADELARRLADDAPAARTVVLDVRWTLAQPDGTEAYRAGHIPGAVYVDLDTELADHGAVGAGRHPLPSEQAFTAAMRRWGLRDGDTAVVVDDLSGQSAARAWWLLRYAGFDDVRILDGALGAWRAAGHPLETGDVVPDAGDATARYGGMRVVDIDGAAALSGRGVLLDARAADRYRGDVEPIDPRAGHIPGARSAPTGSALDADGRFLPADVLRARFAEVGAVPGAEVATYCGSGVTGAHAVAALAIAGVDAALFPGSWSQWSTDASRPVATGAEPG; this is encoded by the coding sequence ATGCCGATCCTCATCACCGCCGACGAACTCGCACGACGCCTCGCCGACGATGCGCCGGCCGCGCGCACCGTCGTCCTCGACGTCCGCTGGACCCTCGCCCAGCCCGACGGCACCGAGGCATACCGTGCGGGGCATATTCCCGGGGCCGTGTACGTCGACCTCGACACCGAGCTCGCCGACCACGGCGCAGTGGGCGCCGGAAGGCACCCGCTCCCGTCCGAGCAGGCATTCACCGCCGCGATGCGACGGTGGGGCCTGCGCGACGGCGACACGGCGGTCGTGGTCGACGACCTCAGTGGGCAGTCGGCCGCCAGGGCCTGGTGGCTGCTGCGCTACGCGGGATTCGACGACGTGCGCATCCTCGACGGCGCGCTCGGCGCGTGGCGTGCTGCGGGGCATCCGCTCGAGACCGGCGACGTCGTGCCCGATGCCGGTGACGCGACCGCTCGGTACGGAGGCATGCGCGTGGTCGACATCGATGGGGCTGCCGCGCTGTCCGGGCGCGGAGTACTGCTCGACGCGCGTGCGGCCGATCGATACCGCGGCGACGTCGAGCCGATCGACCCGCGCGCCGGACACATCCCGGGCGCCCGATCGGCGCCCACCGGATCCGCGCTCGACGCGGACGGCCGGTTCCTGCCCGCGGACGTGCTGCGCGCCCGATTCGCCGAGGTGGGCGCCGTACCGGGTGCCGAGGTCGCGACCTACTGCGGCTCGGGCGTCACCGGCGCGCACGCCGTCGCCGCGCTCGCCATCGCCGGCGTCGACGCCGCGCTGTTCCCCGGATCGTGGAGCCAGTGGTCGACCGACGCCTCGCGACCCGTGGCGACGGGCGCCGAGCCCGGCTGA